One window from the genome of Marinobacter sp. LV10R510-11A encodes:
- a CDS encoding tyrosine-type recombinase/integrase, protein MKPTDFAKALSHYLGIYLPGQRNVSTNTIKSYRDTFKLLLIYCQQSHHRSADKLCLKDIDKSLVLGFLDWLEQQRHNGISTRNQRLACIHGFYRYMHIEDPAGLLQYQQILSIPSKKAPAAAVSHLSPEALTLILAQPDLSTSSGRRDLALLSVLYDTGARVQELVDIRVRDVRFDPPAIITLTGKGRKTRQVPLMLNTESLLKQYFSEAFSELAGVADQPLFSNRMRTKMTRAGISYILGKYACQARSTSPLIPEKVTPHILRHTKAMLLLQSGVNLIYIRDLLGHVDIATTEVYARADTEMKRKALEGAYPDIVTSTLPHWTKDRNLLSWLSTL, encoded by the coding sequence ATGAAACCAACTGATTTTGCCAAGGCGCTGTCGCACTATCTGGGGATCTATCTACCTGGACAGCGAAACGTAAGCACGAATACTATCAAGTCCTATCGTGACACGTTCAAGTTGTTGTTGATCTATTGCCAGCAATCGCACCACCGATCTGCGGATAAACTGTGCTTAAAGGACATCGACAAGTCATTGGTGCTGGGCTTTCTGGACTGGCTTGAACAACAACGGCACAACGGTATCTCGACTCGTAATCAGCGACTCGCCTGCATCCATGGGTTCTATCGGTACATGCATATTGAGGATCCAGCAGGGTTACTTCAATATCAGCAGATCTTGTCAATTCCCAGCAAAAAAGCACCTGCGGCAGCGGTGTCGCACCTGTCGCCTGAGGCATTAACACTGATACTGGCTCAACCAGATCTGTCAACGTCTTCTGGACGGCGGGATCTGGCGTTACTCAGCGTTCTCTATGATACAGGAGCGCGTGTGCAAGAGCTGGTTGATATCAGGGTCCGTGATGTCAGGTTTGATCCGCCAGCCATTATTACTTTGACAGGAAAAGGGCGGAAAACACGGCAGGTGCCGTTAATGCTCAACACCGAATCTCTGCTGAAGCAGTATTTTAGCGAGGCTTTTAGCGAACTTGCGGGTGTGGCTGATCAGCCTCTATTTTCCAATCGCATGCGTACCAAGATGACACGTGCTGGAATCTCGTACATCCTCGGCAAATATGCATGCCAAGCTCGTTCAACGTCACCACTCATTCCCGAAAAGGTAACGCCGCATATTTTAAGACACACCAAGGCGATGTTGTTACTTCAATCGGGAGTGAACCTTATCTATATACGCGATCTGTTGGGACACGTTGATATCGCGACCACAGAGGTCTATGCCAGGGCTGATACCGAGATGAAGCGCAAAGCGCTTGAGGGCGCGTATCCAGACATCGTCACCAGCACTTTACCCCATTGGACAAAGGACCGTAATCTTCTCTCGTGGTTGAGCACGTTGTAG
- a CDS encoding group II intron maturase-specific domain-containing protein, translating to MSPVLANLFLHYALDRWLTVNHKDIPFCRYADDGILHCRSEDEAHYLRKRLALRLRDCGLEMHPTKTRVVYCKDSRRTETHEQIQFDFLGYTFRPRRTVSRNGRPLLGFTPAVSRQAMTAMRQSIRRWHLTHRSELSLDQLAQVLAPRVRGWINYYCRFRGSEFQPVADHLDRAIIRWAMRKHKRLRGRKMRAISWLAGMKRKQPSMFAHWCGRGAFSVGAMGAR from the coding sequence CTGTCTCCAGTTCTTGCAAACCTGTTTCTGCACTATGCCTTGGATCGTTGGTTAACGGTTAATCACAAAGACATTCCCTTCTGTCGTTATGCTGACGACGGCATCTTGCACTGCCGCAGCGAAGACGAAGCACACTATCTGCGAAAGCGGTTGGCGTTACGACTTCGTGACTGCGGTTTGGAGATGCACCCGACGAAAACACGGGTGGTGTACTGCAAGGACAGCAGGCGAACAGAAACTCATGAGCAAATTCAATTCGATTTTCTTGGCTACACATTCCGGCCAAGACGCACGGTTAGTCGAAACGGCAGACCCTTGCTGGGGTTTACTCCGGCAGTCAGCCGGCAAGCGATGACCGCCATGCGCCAGTCGATACGACGATGGCATTTGACCCACCGAAGTGAGCTATCACTGGATCAGCTAGCCCAGGTGCTAGCGCCACGTGTACGAGGGTGGATCAATTATTATTGTCGGTTCAGAGGTTCTGAGTTTCAGCCTGTAGCAGATCATCTTGATCGCGCCATCATCCGATGGGCTATGCGGAAACACAAACGCTTACGTGGCCGCAAGATGAGAGCGATCTCATGGCTTGCAGGCATGAAGCGAAAACAGCCAAGCATGTTCGCACATTGGTGCGGGCGTGGGGCATTTTCGGTTGGAGCAATGGGAGCCCGGTGA
- a CDS encoding tyrosine-type recombinase/integrase, which produces MMRKLPFQSSLHEFISGCILEKRAVGYKYTTSAWSLYKFDQFCISQSYTETVITRDLAHAWIQRKPNEALATQQNRAGVLRQLALYMTRLGLPSYVLPPKILPRKEHYQPYIFSDAEVTAILSKVDACHYCSQVPLRHLIMPLLFRLLYGCGLRLSEALNLHRSDVDLDEGVLTIIDGKFNKDRLVPMSMNNLDRCRRYAQAAHTLSDDQAYFFPSPTGNPMTIGNVYKNYRRFLWQAGISHGGWGKGPRLHDLRHTHCVHCLRRWVLEGADLAAYLPILKTYMGHYSFQDTAHYLRLTAELFPDITAKSERAFGDIVPTLGGDGNETN; this is translated from the coding sequence ATGATGAGAAAACTTCCCTTTCAGAGTTCGTTGCATGAGTTCATCAGTGGCTGCATCCTTGAGAAACGCGCTGTGGGGTACAAATACACCACCAGCGCTTGGTCTCTCTACAAATTTGATCAGTTCTGTATCAGCCAGAGTTATACAGAAACCGTGATTACTCGGGATCTGGCCCATGCCTGGATCCAGCGCAAACCCAATGAAGCGCTCGCCACCCAGCAAAACAGAGCTGGGGTCCTGAGGCAGCTAGCCCTGTATATGACACGACTCGGCCTTCCATCCTATGTGTTACCGCCAAAAATACTGCCGCGCAAGGAGCACTACCAACCCTATATATTCAGCGACGCAGAAGTCACTGCGATCTTGAGCAAAGTCGACGCCTGCCATTACTGCTCGCAAGTGCCATTGCGGCACCTCATCATGCCGCTGCTGTTCCGTCTGCTGTACGGCTGTGGTTTACGCCTTTCTGAGGCACTGAATTTGCACCGGAGTGACGTTGACCTCGACGAAGGTGTTCTGACCATCATCGATGGCAAGTTCAACAAAGACCGGTTGGTCCCCATGTCGATGAATAACCTGGATCGTTGCCGCCGCTACGCCCAGGCAGCGCACACCCTGTCGGATGATCAAGCCTACTTCTTCCCTTCGCCAACTGGCAATCCGATGACCATCGGGAACGTCTACAAGAATTACAGGCGTTTTCTTTGGCAAGCAGGTATATCGCACGGGGGCTGGGGAAAGGGTCCTCGGCTGCATGATCTCAGGCATACACACTGCGTTCACTGCCTGAGGCGATGGGTTCTCGAAGGTGCAGACCTTGCCGCGTACTTGCCGATTCTAAAGACTTACATGGGTCACTATTCGTTCCAGGATACAGCGCATTACCTACGCCTGACCGCAGAACTCTTCCCAGATATTACAGCCAAATCCGAGCGGGCTTTTGGTGACATTGTTCCAACACTGGGAGGAGATGGCAATGAAACCAACTGA
- a CDS encoding site-specific integrase, producing MSVLTFDELTHRLDKELHRLHYTEGSIAGYRRAWKHIASFLDNECLSGFSEEAGMRFLDAKYGFSELERTGALTQSLINQLRIVRMLGDFQQHGSILRRYFKQKIRLNGKPFQQWLKRFETHCQERAYSGVTCNHYRKATDRFLAFVESQRVWQVEDIVARHVPDYVKTLLGYSYKSVELQLCGLRCFLRFLILQDVPAQPLLDAVPTVKARKQNRIPSVWTKENVEKLIQAIDRGNPAGKRDYAIILLAARLGIRTLDIKRLKLTDLNWADSRIELRVSKTGALVHLPLLPDIGWAIIEYLKNGRPKVDSPYVFLRHLAPLEPFSDEHRLHQIIIKYMRIARIPISPNKKKGMHSLRHTLASRLLAENTPLPIISDILGHASTESTAVYLKVDIQQLRQCALDSAGEME from the coding sequence ATGTCCGTGCTTACATTTGATGAGTTGACTCATCGTCTAGACAAAGAACTGCACCGATTGCATTACACCGAGGGTTCGATTGCCGGGTATCGCAGAGCCTGGAAGCACATAGCAAGCTTCCTCGATAACGAGTGCTTATCCGGTTTTAGCGAAGAAGCTGGGATGCGCTTCCTTGACGCTAAGTACGGTTTTTCAGAGTTGGAAAGAACGGGCGCATTGACTCAGTCACTGATCAACCAACTACGAATCGTCAGAATGCTGGGTGATTTCCAGCAACACGGCAGTATATTACGTCGTTATTTCAAGCAGAAAATACGGCTGAACGGCAAGCCTTTCCAGCAATGGTTGAAGCGCTTCGAGACTCATTGTCAGGAACGGGCGTATTCAGGTGTCACGTGCAATCATTACAGAAAAGCGACAGATAGATTTCTTGCCTTCGTTGAGTCACAACGCGTGTGGCAGGTTGAAGATATCGTTGCTAGACACGTTCCTGACTACGTCAAAACCTTACTGGGCTATAGCTACAAGAGCGTCGAGCTACAGCTGTGTGGCCTGCGCTGTTTTCTGCGTTTTCTAATTCTGCAGGATGTGCCTGCACAGCCCTTGCTTGATGCGGTACCAACGGTAAAGGCGCGGAAACAAAACAGGATCCCATCAGTCTGGACCAAAGAAAACGTCGAGAAACTGATTCAGGCCATTGATCGGGGCAACCCCGCTGGCAAGCGAGACTACGCCATCATTCTGTTAGCAGCTCGCCTGGGTATTCGCACACTTGACATCAAGCGCTTGAAACTCACGGATCTCAATTGGGCAGATAGCCGGATTGAACTGCGAGTATCAAAAACAGGGGCCTTGGTTCATTTGCCACTACTGCCAGATATTGGTTGGGCCATCATTGAGTATCTGAAAAATGGACGCCCAAAAGTCGACTCCCCTTACGTTTTTCTGCGACATCTAGCACCTCTGGAACCGTTCTCAGATGAACATCGCCTGCATCAAATCATCATTAAGTACATGAGGATTGCCAGAATCCCCATTTCGCCAAACAAGAAAAAGGGCATGCACTCCTTGCGCCATACACTGGCGAGCCGTCTGTTGGCAGAGAACACACCACTGCCAATCATCTCTGACATTCTTGGTCATGCCAGTACGGAATCCACGGCTGTTTACTTGAAGGTGGATATCCAACAGCTACGTCAGTGTGCGCTGGATTCTGCCGGGGAGATGGAATGA
- a CDS encoding BspA family leucine-rich repeat surface protein: MLAMFHNAINFNQDISNWNTSNVSNMRRMFYEANNFNQDLSDWCVSKIGSKPNSFDASAIAWTDPKPSWGNCH; this comes from the coding sequence ATGTTAGCAATGTTTCATAATGCGATTAATTTTAATCAGGATATCAGTAACTGGAATACGTCGAATGTAAGCAATATGAGGAGAATGTTTTATGAGGCAAACAATTTCAATCAAGATCTTTCGGACTGGTGTGTTAGTAAGATTGGGTCAAAACCAAACAGTTTTGATGCTAGTGCAATTGCATGGACTGATCCAAAACCAAGCTGGGGAAATTGTCATTAA